In the Ascaphus truei isolate aAscTru1 unplaced genomic scaffold, aAscTru1.hap1 HAP1_SCAFFOLD_944, whole genome shotgun sequence genome, one interval contains:
- the LOC142486549 gene encoding importin-8-like translates to MAMGILHTIDIVLTVVEDYTEVKQQLEEICLQIIGLVLQKHIIEFYEEILSLAYSLTNQTISSQMWQLLGILFKVFQRDCYEYFTGSR, encoded by the exons ATGGCCATGGGCATCCTGCACACAATCGATATTGTCCTGACCGTGGTGGAGGATTACACGGAG gtaAAACAGCAGTTGGAGGAAATATGTTTACAGATCATTGGCCTTGTTTTGCAGAAACACATCATAG AGTTTTATGAGGAGATCCTGTCTTTGGCATACAGTCTGACCAACCAGACCATCTCCTCTCAGATGTGGCAGCTTCTAGGCATCTTGTTTAAAGTCTTTCAGAGGGATTGCTATGAATACTTTACAGGTTCGAGATAA